A single genomic interval of Lactococcus sp. S-13 harbors:
- the cls gene encoding cardiolipin synthase: MDVIALLELALFLLNVGLSFVIIFRERKSTAATWSWLFVVNVIPFLGFILYLLIGRGISHYRIFKDRKRFQIGFEKQLEHAQKAFSDGIFIQKMRKNHVIGQLINMLYVEEKSIISTNTGIKIFNDGREKFDALIEDINQAKHHVHMEYYIFRMDHLGQEIYEALLAARERGVEVKLLIDAWGSNKTKMKEFKELEDLGGHVAQFFPLILPLINPRTNYRLHRKIVVIDGVIGYTGGFNVGDEYASVTKKFGYWRDNHLRLTGDIVYSLQHRFILDWNSQHRFEITRGEPYFPDSITAGTAATQLVTSGPDEDKEQIKLAYMKMVSGAEREIVIQTPYYIPSDALHESIKLALLSGVQVKMLIPNKPDHPLVYWATYFHAAELVKYGAKVYTYENGFVHSKTLIVDGEYASVGSANLDYRSLQLCFEANVIIYDYDIAQKLRNDFMKDLKLSKALTLDRYDQRKRWIRFKEGLARLIAPML; the protein is encoded by the coding sequence ATGGATGTTATTGCACTTTTGGAATTAGCGCTTTTTTTACTCAATGTGGGTTTATCTTTTGTGATTATTTTTAGAGAAAGAAAGTCAACGGCGGCGACTTGGTCTTGGCTTTTTGTTGTGAATGTGATTCCATTTTTGGGTTTTATCTTGTATTTGTTGATTGGTCGAGGAATTTCACATTATCGTATTTTTAAAGATCGCAAACGTTTCCAGATTGGTTTTGAAAAGCAGTTGGAACACGCGCAAAAGGCGTTTTCTGATGGTATTTTTATTCAAAAAATGCGAAAGAATCATGTGATTGGTCAGTTGATTAATATGCTTTATGTTGAAGAAAAATCAATCATTTCAACGAATACGGGAATTAAGATTTTTAATGATGGACGTGAGAAGTTTGATGCGTTGATTGAGGACATCAATCAGGCCAAACATCATGTGCATATGGAATATTATATTTTTCGGATGGATCATCTGGGCCAAGAAATTTATGAAGCTTTGCTTGCTGCGCGTGAACGGGGCGTGGAAGTGAAACTTTTGATTGATGCTTGGGGTTCTAATAAGACGAAAATGAAAGAATTTAAAGAGTTGGAGGACTTGGGTGGTCATGTGGCACAATTTTTCCCTTTGATTTTACCGCTGATTAACCCTCGTACCAATTATCGCTTGCACCGTAAAATTGTGGTTATTGATGGTGTGATTGGCTATACAGGTGGATTTAATGTTGGGGATGAATATGCTTCGGTGACGAAAAAATTTGGATATTGGCGAGATAATCATTTACGTTTAACGGGTGATATTGTGTATTCTTTACAGCATCGGTTTATTTTGGATTGGAATAGTCAACACCGTTTTGAAATCACGAGAGGGGAGCCTTATTTTCCTGATTCAATCACGGCAGGAACGGCGGCGACTCAGTTAGTCACTTCGGGGCCAGATGAGGATAAGGAGCAGATTAAGCTGGCTTATATGAAGATGGTTTCTGGGGCGGAGCGAGAGATTGTTATTCAAACGCCTTACTATATTCCATCAGATGCCTTGCATGAGTCCATTAAATTAGCGCTTTTGTCAGGGGTTCAGGTCAAAATGCTCATTCCTAATAAGCCGGATCATCCGTTGGTTTATTGGGCGACTTATTTTCATGCGGCGGAGTTGGTGAAGTATGGTGCAAAGGTCTATACTTATGAAAATGGTTTTGTACATTCTAAGACATTGATTGTGGATGGAGAATATGCTTCGGTCGGTTCTGCCAACTTAGATTATCGGAGTTTACAGCTTTGCTTTGAAGCAAATGTGATTATTTATGATTATGATATTGCTCAAAAACTTCGCAATGACTTTATGAAGGATTTGAAATTGAGCAAAGCATTGACTTTGGATCGCTATGATCAGCGCAAAAGATGGATTCGTTTTAAAGAGGGCTTGGCACGCTTGATTGCACCAATGCTTTAG
- a CDS encoding Crp/Fnr family transcriptional regulator, producing MTTKQLSSHHCITLVPLFSELTADELAQVEKIVQHQKVKKGEVVIQPEAEPVLTIVARGSLKIYQISSTGKEQLLRVVESGGYEGENAIFGAVNANLFGEALSDSTICFVRKSDFTQLLLSRPELALRLLEMNAIKQSKTEQQAKFLMMESIEMRLANYLLDLAKVSEEPYLQIPMSLKDLAAFIGTTPETISRKLRIFEDEGLVEHYGKSFKILDAERLQGDYA from the coding sequence ATGACGACTAAGCAGCTAAGCAGCCACCATTGCATTACACTGGTGCCACTTTTTTCAGAATTGACAGCCGATGAACTGGCGCAAGTGGAGAAAATTGTTCAACATCAAAAGGTTAAAAAAGGAGAAGTGGTCATTCAGCCAGAGGCAGAGCCGGTTCTTACCATTGTGGCTCGAGGAAGTTTGAAAATTTATCAAATTTCGTCAACGGGCAAAGAGCAGCTTCTACGAGTGGTTGAGTCTGGCGGCTATGAGGGAGAAAATGCGATATTTGGTGCTGTAAATGCCAACTTGTTTGGCGAAGCACTGTCTGACAGTACGATTTGTTTTGTTAGAAAGTCTGACTTTACACAACTTTTATTGAGCAGGCCTGAGCTAGCTTTGCGCCTTCTTGAAATGAATGCTATAAAACAAAGCAAGACTGAGCAACAGGCAAAATTTCTAATGATGGAATCCATAGAGATGCGTCTGGCTAATTATCTCTTGGATTTAGCGAAAGTTTCTGAAGAACCATACCTACAGATTCCAATGTCTCTGAAGGATTTAGCTGCTTTTATTGGCACAACGCCTGAAACAATCAGTCGAAAACTCCGAATATTTGAAGATGAAGGATTAGTTGAGCATTATGGAAAATCGTTCAAGATTTTAGATGCAGAACGGCTGCAAGGGGACTATGCTTGA
- a CDS encoding DNA-binding protein, which translates to MVELSIDEKYALEVEKSERDHHKPTAAAMLGHVLANIFYEKIRLKQAGQYAKKASYCAEFRKIALKEDGWFDEISDALLNENELVPTTLDEFVTYHKFIETDPKAKYWSDEALLESFIRDFQSQNLFITRAIKLAQKEEKYALEVVIRELYGYNLAIIRYFAGELGKTVAEFMEEEDDD; encoded by the coding sequence ATGGTTGAATTAAGTATTGATGAGAAATATGCACTAGAAGTTGAAAAATCAGAAAGAGATCATCACAAACCCACAGCTGCGGCCATGTTAGGACACGTTCTAGCCAATATTTTTTATGAAAAAATACGGTTAAAACAGGCTGGGCAATATGCTAAAAAAGCAAGTTACTGTGCTGAATTTCGTAAAATTGCACTCAAAGAAGACGGCTGGTTTGATGAAATTTCTGATGCTCTACTTAATGAGAATGAGCTAGTTCCAACAACACTTGATGAATTTGTCACTTATCATAAATTCATTGAAACAGATCCAAAGGCAAAGTATTGGTCAGATGAAGCGCTTCTTGAAAGTTTTATTAGAGATTTTCAAAGTCAAAATCTCTTCATCACGCGAGCAATTAAGTTAGCACAAAAAGAAGAAAAATATGCCTTAGAAGTTGTAATTCGGGAACTTTACGGCTATAATTTAGCTATCATTCGATACTTTGCAGGCGAACTTGGAAAAACGGTTGCGGAGTTTATGGAGGAAGAAGATGACGACTAA
- a CDS encoding heavy-metal-associated domain-containing protein — MSKVTMKLDDLSCPSCMAKIEGAMTATKGVSSAKVLFNASKVKVEFDEKLVAADELVRKVEKLGYFVQNSKVNNN; from the coding sequence ATGTCTAAAGTAACCATGAAACTCGATGATTTGAGTTGCCCCTCCTGCATGGCAAAAATTGAGGGAGCTATGACTGCAACAAAAGGAGTAAGCTCAGCTAAAGTCTTATTTAACGCCTCAAAAGTCAAAGTTGAATTTGATGAGAAGCTTGTAGCAGCTGACGAGTTGGTGCGTAAAGTTGAAAAATTGGGCTACTTTGTACAAAACTCAAAAGTTAATAATAACTAA
- a CDS encoding heavy metal translocating P-type ATPase produces MIFQKWLYKNANRLMALSGLMIVLGYVGKYGFKNDWAWNISMLLASILGGVPIAIHAYQALRYKQISIDLLVTIAVLGAIFIGEYEESAIVTFLFTFGSYLEKRTLEKTRSSIKTLTQMAPATALFADGKEVTIDEVNVGNQLLVRTGSQVPVDGVIYEGTGLVNEASITGEAREIRKSAGDKVFAGSFLANGSIYVIAEKIGEDTIFGKIIELVEQAQDMKSSAEKFIDRFAKFYTPAVLLLAIVVWLWSQNLALAITILVLGCPGALVIGAPVSNVAGIGNGAKNGVLIKGGEVIHTFSRVDTLLFDKTGTLTKGTTQVVEVKTFGEVSENLLTKIATVEGQSNHPLAHAIVKFIARDERVEMGQTDVIKGQGIIADEILIGNEKLLTEREILLTESQKSLLKVMQEKGSSTVLVAQAGQLKIIYGIADEIRPGVKEALTQLRRKGMQKTIMLTGDNEASAKAVASQLGIDEVHANLLPEDKAKIVEKLKKLGHKLAFVGDGINDSPSIALADIGIAMGSGTDVAIETSDIVLMKSSFDELVDAYTLAKSTVRNMTQNIALAIAVVIFLLTGLILGGTGLVPSFVNMGTGMFVHEASILVVILNGMRLISYKAKS; encoded by the coding sequence ATGATTTTTCAAAAATGGTTATACAAAAATGCTAACAGGTTGATGGCACTATCGGGGCTGATGATTGTCCTTGGCTATGTGGGAAAGTATGGTTTCAAAAATGATTGGGCTTGGAATATTTCGATGTTGCTTGCGTCCATTTTAGGGGGAGTACCGATCGCGATCCATGCTTATCAAGCGTTGAGGTATAAACAAATTTCAATTGATTTGTTAGTGACGATTGCGGTGCTTGGGGCAATTTTTATAGGAGAATATGAAGAGTCGGCAATTGTGACGTTCTTATTTACTTTTGGTTCTTACCTTGAAAAGCGTACACTTGAAAAAACACGTTCTTCTATCAAAACGCTGACGCAAATGGCGCCAGCAACGGCCCTTTTTGCTGACGGAAAGGAAGTAACTATTGATGAGGTAAATGTGGGTAATCAACTGTTAGTTAGAACGGGAAGTCAGGTGCCAGTTGATGGTGTAATTTATGAGGGGACAGGGCTTGTCAATGAAGCTTCAATCACGGGGGAAGCGCGAGAAATCAGAAAAAGTGCGGGGGATAAAGTTTTTGCGGGGAGTTTTTTGGCAAATGGGAGCATCTATGTCATCGCAGAAAAAATTGGCGAAGATACGATTTTTGGCAAAATTATTGAGTTGGTTGAGCAGGCACAAGATATGAAATCTTCTGCCGAAAAATTTATTGATCGCTTTGCCAAATTTTATACACCAGCTGTACTTTTGCTTGCGATTGTTGTTTGGTTATGGAGTCAAAATTTGGCACTTGCGATTACGATTTTAGTGTTGGGTTGCCCAGGTGCACTGGTGATTGGCGCGCCAGTATCTAATGTTGCTGGGATTGGTAATGGGGCAAAAAATGGGGTTTTAATCAAGGGTGGGGAGGTCATACACACTTTTAGTCGGGTGGACACCTTGCTTTTTGACAAAACGGGGACACTGACAAAAGGGACGACGCAAGTTGTTGAGGTTAAAACGTTCGGGGAAGTCTCAGAGAATTTACTGACGAAAATAGCAACAGTGGAAGGGCAATCTAATCATCCATTGGCCCATGCTATTGTCAAATTTATTGCGAGGGATGAAAGGGTTGAAATGGGTCAAACTGACGTCATTAAAGGGCAAGGAATTATTGCTGACGAAATCCTGATTGGCAATGAAAAATTACTGACGGAACGAGAAATTTTACTGACGGAATCGCAAAAATCACTTTTGAAAGTAATGCAAGAAAAAGGAAGTTCAACGGTGCTAGTGGCTCAAGCAGGTCAACTGAAAATCATTTACGGAATTGCTGACGAAATTCGTCCAGGGGTAAAAGAGGCACTGACGCAACTTCGACGTAAGGGAATGCAAAAAACAATTATGCTGACGGGGGATAATGAAGCGAGTGCTAAAGCTGTCGCTAGTCAGCTCGGCATTGATGAAGTCCATGCCAATCTACTGCCAGAAGACAAGGCAAAAATTGTTGAAAAACTCAAAAAATTGGGACATAAGCTGGCCTTTGTTGGTGACGGCATCAATGACAGTCCGTCTATCGCTCTCGCCGATATTGGGATTGCAATGGGCTCAGGTACTGATGTGGCAATTGAAACATCTGATATTGTTTTGATGAAATCGAGCTTTGATGAGCTTGTTGATGCGTATACTCTGGCCAAAAGTACCGTGCGAAATATGACTCAAAATATTGCTCTGGCTATTGCAGTCGTCATTTTTCTTCTGACGGGATTGATTTTAGGCGGGACGGGACTTGTCCCAAGTTTTGTCAATATGGGAACGGGAATGTTTGTTCACGAAGCGTCAATTTTAGTGGTTATTTTAAATGGGATGCGTTTGATTTCTTATAAGGCAAAATCTTGA
- a CDS encoding PTS fructose transporter subunit IIABC: protein MEIKDLLKTEVMILDLQATSKEAVIDEMVNKLVSEGYVNDFATFKAGIMAREAQTSTGLGDGIAMPHSKNTAVNEPVVLFAKSKIGVDYAALDGQPVNLFFMIAAPDGANDTHLEALAQLSTYLLKDGFQDRLRKVEYPREVIQLFSEKQEEVKVVENAEHYIVAVTACTTGIAHTYMAEEALKKKALEMGVGIKVETNGARGIDNKLTSADIQKADAVIVAADKKVEMNRFAGKEMVQVPVAHAIRDTEELINRALSGKVPIYEADGTDEVKEESSGGLGKAFYKHLMGGVSAMLPFVVGGGILIALAFLIDQAMGVPQSQLANLGVYHPLAAYFKNIGGAAFAFMLPVLAGFIANSIADKPGLVAGFVAGSMASSGLAFGHLDPAKMIPSGFLGALVGGFLAGGVIILLRKAFAKLPRSLDGIKAILIYPLVGTFITGFLMLFVNIPMAAINTGLSNFLSSLSGASALVLGLVVGGMMAIDLGGPINKAAYIFATGTLAATVSTGGSVTMAAVMAGGMVPPLATTVAVLLFKNKFTKEERNAGLTNIVMGLSFITEGSIPFGAADPARAIPSFMIGAAVAGGLTGMANIKLMAPHGGVFVLALTNNPLLYLVFILIGAVISGVLFGVLKKAK, encoded by the coding sequence ATGGAAATAAAAGATTTACTTAAAACAGAGGTTATGATTCTTGACCTCCAAGCAACTAGCAAAGAAGCCGTTATTGATGAAATGGTCAATAAATTAGTTTCTGAAGGTTATGTTAATGATTTCGCAACTTTTAAAGCAGGAATTATGGCACGTGAGGCACAGACTTCAACTGGACTTGGTGATGGAATTGCAATGCCTCACAGTAAAAATACAGCGGTCAATGAACCTGTCGTTCTTTTTGCAAAATCAAAAATTGGTGTTGATTACGCCGCATTAGATGGACAGCCTGTCAATCTTTTCTTCATGATCGCAGCACCAGACGGCGCTAATGATACTCACTTAGAAGCTTTGGCACAACTTTCCACTTATCTTCTTAAAGACGGTTTTCAAGATCGTTTGAGAAAAGTTGAATACCCGCGTGAAGTCATTCAGCTCTTTTCTGAGAAACAAGAAGAAGTTAAAGTAGTGGAAAATGCTGAGCATTATATCGTTGCTGTAACTGCTTGTACAACGGGGATTGCTCATACATATATGGCTGAAGAAGCGCTTAAGAAAAAAGCACTTGAAATGGGTGTAGGCATCAAAGTTGAAACCAATGGTGCGCGTGGAATTGATAACAAATTGACTTCAGCTGATATTCAAAAAGCAGATGCGGTTATCGTGGCTGCAGATAAAAAAGTTGAAATGAATCGTTTTGCTGGTAAAGAAATGGTTCAAGTTCCGGTTGCTCATGCCATTCGAGATACTGAAGAATTAATTAATCGTGCACTTTCAGGTAAAGTACCAATCTATGAAGCAGACGGAACAGACGAAGTAAAAGAAGAATCATCTGGTGGTTTAGGAAAAGCATTCTATAAGCACTTAATGGGTGGGGTTTCTGCAATGCTTCCATTCGTTGTTGGTGGTGGGATACTTATTGCTCTTGCTTTCTTGATTGACCAAGCAATGGGAGTTCCTCAAAGTCAATTAGCTAATCTAGGAGTTTATCATCCTCTGGCTGCTTACTTTAAAAATATCGGTGGTGCAGCTTTTGCCTTCATGTTACCTGTTTTAGCTGGTTTCATTGCAAACTCCATTGCTGATAAACCTGGTTTGGTTGCTGGCTTTGTCGCTGGTTCTATGGCATCTTCTGGTCTTGCATTTGGCCATTTAGATCCTGCTAAAATGATCCCATCTGGTTTCTTAGGAGCCCTAGTGGGTGGTTTTCTTGCCGGTGGTGTGATTATCCTTTTACGTAAAGCTTTTGCAAAACTTCCTCGTTCACTTGATGGAATTAAAGCTATCTTGATTTATCCATTAGTTGGGACATTCATCACAGGTTTCCTCATGCTCTTTGTCAATATTCCAATGGCTGCAATTAACACTGGACTTTCTAACTTCTTGTCAAGTTTATCTGGGGCATCTGCCTTGGTTCTTGGTTTAGTTGTCGGGGGAATGATGGCTATTGACCTTGGTGGTCCAATCAATAAAGCTGCTTATATCTTTGCAACAGGCACATTAGCAGCTACTGTATCAACTGGTGGTTCTGTAACAATGGCGGCTGTCATGGCTGGTGGGATGGTTCCACCGCTCGCAACAACTGTTGCAGTACTGTTGTTCAAAAATAAATTTACCAAAGAAGAACGTAATGCGGGTCTGACAAATATTGTCATGGGGCTTTCGTTCATTACTGAGGGATCAATTCCATTCGGAGCAGCTGATCCAGCACGCGCTATTCCATCGTTTATGATTGGTGCAGCAGTAGCCGGTGGTTTGACCGGTATGGCCAATATCAAATTGATGGCACCACATGGAGGAGTCTTCGTACTTGCTTTGACAAATAATCCGTTGCTCTATCTGGTCTTCATCTTGATTGGGGCGGTTATTTCAGGAGTACTCTTTGGAGTTTTGAAAAAAGCAAAATGA
- the pfkB gene encoding 1-phosphofructokinase has protein sequence MIYTVTLNPALDYFMNYEELALGEVNRTGKTQISAGGKGIMESRMLSLIGAKSKALGFVGGFSGQYIKDFLNENQIDADFTEIEDLTRINVKLKSQESETSLDAAGPKLKESEINHFLEKFDHLKEDDIVVFAGTIPKTLGEDFYERLIAKVQKQKATFVMDVDGQKLLDSLPAHPLLIKPNREELEAIFETSFKNNEQIIPYGQKLLEMGAQNVIVSMAGDGALLFTNEKVYFAQGIKGELKNSIGAGDSTVAGFLAEYSQSKDPLLAFRQAIACGTSKAFSDDMPSRAFLEEIYKKVNISEVK, from the coding sequence ATGATTTATACAGTAACACTCAACCCAGCACTTGACTACTTCATGAATTATGAAGAGTTAGCACTTGGTGAGGTTAATCGAACAGGAAAAACACAGATTTCAGCAGGTGGTAAAGGAATTATGGAAAGCCGCATGCTTAGTCTTATAGGTGCCAAAAGCAAAGCATTAGGCTTTGTAGGTGGATTTTCTGGTCAATATATTAAAGATTTCTTAAATGAGAATCAGATTGATGCAGATTTTACAGAAATAGAAGATTTAACAAGAATTAATGTCAAGCTGAAAAGTCAGGAAAGTGAAACAAGTCTTGATGCGGCTGGACCAAAACTGAAAGAAAGCGAAATCAATCATTTTCTTGAAAAATTTGATCATTTGAAAGAGGATGATATCGTTGTCTTTGCAGGTACAATCCCTAAAACTCTTGGAGAAGATTTCTATGAACGCTTGATTGCTAAAGTCCAAAAGCAAAAAGCAACTTTTGTTATGGATGTTGATGGTCAAAAATTACTTGATTCGCTTCCTGCTCATCCCCTCCTTATTAAACCAAACCGAGAAGAACTAGAAGCAATCTTTGAAACAAGCTTCAAAAATAATGAGCAAATCATTCCTTATGGTCAAAAACTTTTAGAAATGGGTGCTCAAAATGTTATCGTATCAATGGCTGGTGATGGAGCACTCCTCTTTACAAATGAGAAAGTTTATTTTGCTCAAGGAATTAAAGGAGAGTTAAAAAATTCTATTGGTGCTGGTGATTCGACCGTCGCAGGATTTTTAGCTGAATATAGCCAGTCTAAAGATCCACTCTTAGCATTTAGACAAGCAATTGCTTGTGGAACTTCAAAGGCATTCTCAGATGATATGCCAAGCCGAGCATTTTTGGAAGAAATTTATAAAAAAGTTAATATTTCAGAGGTGAAATGA
- a CDS encoding DeoR/GlpR family DNA-binding transcription regulator, whose amino-acid sequence MLANERKKRIVDHLKINRRATIEELLTLMDCSISTLRRDLNELENEKCLRRVHGGAELTQDLSEELSISEKTFKNIQEKEKIAQKALSKIQDGDIIFLDAGTTTAVLAELINQSELYLTIVTNSVTHLSKLTNDRLIVYLLGGRVKKVTDAIIGSQALEQLSAYQFNVAFVGANGFDEQHGAMTPDHEEAAIKGLAVKQSQSAYILADSSKLGQMSFVKFANSEEVELITENN is encoded by the coding sequence ATGTTAGCAAACGAAAGAAAGAAACGGATTGTTGATCATCTAAAAATAAATAGAAGAGCAACAATAGAGGAACTTCTTACCCTCATGGATTGCTCTATATCAACACTTAGACGTGATTTAAACGAATTAGAAAATGAAAAATGTCTTAGAAGAGTGCATGGAGGTGCCGAACTTACACAAGACCTATCAGAAGAATTAAGTATCTCTGAAAAAACGTTCAAAAACATTCAAGAAAAAGAAAAAATCGCCCAAAAAGCTTTGAGTAAGATTCAAGATGGAGATATTATCTTTTTGGATGCAGGAACAACGACAGCAGTTTTAGCAGAGCTTATTAATCAATCGGAACTATATTTGACAATTGTTACCAACTCAGTGACACATTTATCGAAGCTGACAAATGATCGATTGATTGTCTATCTTTTGGGGGGACGAGTTAAAAAAGTAACGGATGCAATCATTGGGAGTCAGGCTTTAGAACAGCTTTCTGCTTACCAATTTAATGTTGCCTTTGTTGGAGCGAACGGCTTTGATGAGCAACATGGAGCGATGACGCCAGACCATGAAGAAGCGGCTATTAAAGGATTGGCAGTCAAGCAAAGTCAAAGCGCCTACATTCTAGCTGATTCTTCAAAATTGGGACAAATGAGTTTTGTGAAATTTGCTAATTCTGAAGAAGTTGAATTAATTACCGAGAATAATTAG
- a CDS encoding amidohydrolase yields the protein MIEENFYKELVEIRHYLHAHPEISEQEVETTNFIRQKLSDWQIEIMESQLKTGLIAKIGSGEPVIALRADIDALPILEETGLEFSSENKGAMHACGHDLHMTSLLGAAKILKEGESRLKGTVKLIFQPAEEIGEGAKQILGSGLVSDVQAFVGYHNMPTLPAGVIGLREGGVMAAVERFKVLIKGQGSHAAYPQEGRDPILASAAIIQNLQQIVSRNISPLKSAVVSITHIEAGTTWNVLPNDACLEGTIRTFDNEVRSLTKRRFSEIIDSIAKAYDVEVEIDWLMEANLTFNDFELTDLIRKRTEQWHDQVIYPEPSSAGEDFANYQKQAPSIFAFIGSNKSGASGLHFADMTVRDEVIRVAVEYYVQSVQELLEYIK from the coding sequence ATGATTGAAGAAAATTTTTATAAAGAACTTGTTGAAATTCGGCATTATCTCCATGCCCATCCAGAAATATCAGAACAAGAGGTAGAAACGACAAATTTTATCCGTCAAAAATTATCCGACTGGCAAATTGAAATAATGGAGAGCCAATTAAAAACGGGGCTTATTGCTAAGATTGGTTCAGGAGAACCGGTCATTGCTCTAAGAGCTGACATTGATGCTCTGCCTATTTTAGAAGAGACGGGTCTAGAATTTTCATCTGAAAATAAAGGAGCCATGCACGCTTGTGGTCACGATTTACATATGACTAGCCTCTTAGGGGCAGCTAAAATCTTAAAAGAAGGAGAGAGTAGACTCAAGGGAACAGTAAAACTCATATTTCAACCTGCCGAAGAAATTGGTGAAGGTGCTAAACAAATCCTAGGATCAGGCTTAGTTTCAGATGTCCAAGCCTTTGTTGGCTATCATAATATGCCCACTCTACCCGCAGGAGTAATCGGTTTACGAGAAGGAGGGGTCATGGCAGCAGTTGAACGTTTTAAAGTTTTAATAAAAGGTCAAGGGAGTCATGCCGCTTACCCTCAAGAAGGGCGGGACCCTATTTTAGCTAGTGCCGCGATTATCCAAAATCTTCAACAAATTGTTTCCAGAAATATTTCACCTCTAAAATCTGCTGTCGTATCAATCACCCATATTGAAGCGGGGACGACTTGGAATGTCTTACCAAATGATGCTTGTTTGGAGGGGACGATAAGAACTTTTGATAACGAAGTGCGTTCTTTAACTAAAAGAAGATTTAGTGAAATTATTGATTCTATCGCAAAAGCATATGATGTTGAGGTAGAAATTGATTGGTTGATGGAAGCAAATCTCACGTTTAATGATTTTGAATTAACAGATTTAATCAGAAAGCGAACTGAGCAATGGCATGATCAAGTCATCTATCCAGAACCATCAAGTGCTGGGGAAGATTTTGCTAATTATCAAAAACAAGCACCGAGTATCTTTGCTTTTATTGGTTCCAATAAATCGGGCGCGTCAGGACTTCATTTTGCTGACATGACGGTTCGAGATGAGGTAATACGAGTGGCTGTTGAATACTACGTGCAATCTGTGCAAGAGTTACTTGAGTATATTAAATAA